The Bifidobacterium actinocoloniiforme DSM 22766 genomic sequence TGTGAGCGGGTGGGCATCGTACTGGTATGGCCTACCGTTGAAAGCCATCAAGTCGGGGCGCATGGCGGCAAGCTTGCCCGGATCCGCGCCGTCCCCATCGCCTCCCAGGTAGAGCTCGGATTGGGTCAGCACGTATTCGGCGTCCACCGCCGGCAGGGTCCCATCATCCACGACCACAGCGCCGAACATGCCATTGGCTATGTGCAAGGCCATGGGCTCGGAGCTGCAGTGGTACATCCAGATGCCCGCATGGTCGGCCTTGAACGTGTATTCCAGGCTTTGGCCGGGCTCAATCGGCCGCATCATCCGCTCCGGGAGCGCTGGCCCGGCATGGAAGTCAATCGAGTGGCTCATACTCCCCTCGTTGCGGATAGTCATGTGGAAAGTATCGCCCACCCGCCCGCGCAGAACCGGCCCCGGGCTCATCGGGCGCGTGTCGCCCTTACCACCACGCGGGTCATCGCCATCATCGTAGGACCACACCATGCGGGTCAGTCCCGGCGCCAGCGGTTCCCGGCACTCCCGGATGACGAGTGTGCAGGACCGCAGGCCGTCAGGCGCTGGTTTCAGGGCAGGCAGACCGGCGTCGAAAGGCTGGACCGAACCAGCGAACTTCTTCGCTTGGGCGGCAATAGGGACCGCAGCATTCCCGACCGGCTCCCAGCTTTGCCCGGCGGTCCGCGCCGCGCCACCGGCAGCCGTGATGGTCAGGACCATGCCCATCTGCCGGTGGCCAGGCAGGGAGCACCAGCCTCCGGTGCTGGCTGTGATGACGCCTAAATCCACGCGGGCGTGGCCTCCGTGCGGCAGGACGCCGGTCCCCTGCCCGCTGGCGAAGACCAGGTCGTGGCGCTGGTCGCCGGTGTTGCTGAAGTCCACAACCAACCGGTCACCGGCATTCACCCGGATGGTGGAAGGGCTGAAGGACATGCCCGAGACCCGCACATCGACCCTCCGGGTTCGTCCGGTAGGAACCACCATCGCACCGGACCCCGTCGCGGCAGCCTTCTGTCCGGCTCCCGCATTGGCCTCGCTCTGGGCGCCGCCCAGGGGAGAGGCCAACCCGCCCGGTAGTCCCACCGCAATCAGTGAGAAAGCCAAAAGGATCAAGGCCGTCACCGCCGTGGAAACACCCATCACAGCCTTCCTATGGCGGTCCGGCAACCACCCCGACCAGGCCAGCGGCCGCTCGGAAGGCGAGCTCGAAGCGGAAGCGCCATGCATCCTCAGGTAGCGCTTGCGCTCCAGCACCCCCTCGCTCCTGACCGTAAGCAGGAAAACGGAGGCCATCAGGGACAGGAGTCCAAGGATGCTGACGAGGTCACCGGACTGCCAGAGCCCGGTCAGCGATTGGATCGTGCCCAAGAGCCGCAAGACCAAGCCAGCCTGCACGAGAGCCAAGTCCAGCTTCAACACCGGGTGAAAGGGCATGGGCCGGCGGGTGATCGACGGCACTATCATGCAGACGTGGGCGATGACCATCGTCATGACGAAACCAATGGCCAGGGCGTGCAGGGCCATGTCCTTCCAATATCCGCCACCGCCGGCGGGCCCCACCATCCAAATCAGCGCCGCCATCAATCCCCAGGCGTAGGCGATCAACATGCACAGGCCCATAAAGCCCGGTAGCCCACGACGCCGCCAAGTGGAGCGAGCCACGTCATGCCTGACCATAACAGCCAATAGCAGACCCAGCGCCAGCCCCAGAAGGGGGTACCCCCAAGACGGGCGGAAATCTGCCCAGGCAACAGGAGTGCGGTCAGCATGCTCAGCGCCAGCACGCCGGCCTCCAGCCTCGGCTCGGAAAAGACGGCCCGGGCCAGCTCCACCCGCTCCCCCACAATCGACAGCACCGGGAACGACAGCCAAGTTGGGGACAGGATGAAAGCCTCCACACCGCCAGTCCACATCAGCGCCCCAGCCAAACCCACCAGTGCTGCCAGGAACTGAACCAGCACCGCAATGGAAGGCTGCCGCCGCCAGATAGCCAGGTATATCAGGCAGAGGAGGAAGGTGGAAGCGCACCAGCAGAGCCCGGCGCCGGGTCGGGCCCAAGCGCCCAGCCTCCCGCAACCGGGCAGCGCGGCAGTAGCAGTGAAGGCCAGGACCACGAGCAGACCGAGAGCCCCGAACGCGGGAGCCAGGAAGCACCATCTGACCGTTCGCCTGCCGCCACCCCTGTAAGCCGCGGCCCGCTCAAGGCTGATCGCCGAGCCCAAGAAGCCGTAAATCATCAAAGCCCCGTGGAAGTCCGCCAAAATCAAGGGCGACCCTACCTCCAAGAGGCCGGAGCGGACCGACGCGGCTAACAAGCCAAGCATGGCCGAGAGCCCCGCACCCAGCAGGAGCGCCACCCGCGCTTTGGGGAAGGCCACCGCCCTCCCAGTCGGCCTGGTCCGCCCTTCCGTTTCCATAGCCGCTGCTCCCATCCGTCGGACCTCTGCGCCCGGCTTGCACAACATTGGTCAACGGCCACTAATCTAAGAGCCCCGCCTGCGACTCGCCAGAACCGCAATGGGCAGGCCCGGCTTGACACATCCGAGGTGACGGTAACGAGCAGCGAATGTCATCGTGCCCGCCTGCATCCTGACTGGAACTTCCACCCATCCACCCCCCGCCTTATCCTTGGTGGACTGTCCGAGCCGCTTGCGGGCGGCGGTCCACGATTGTGGGGTGACGAGTATGACGTATGTGATTGCGCAGCCGTGTGTGGATGTGAAGGATAAGGCTTGCGTGGATGAGTGCCCGGTGGATTGCATCTACGAGGGTCCGCGTGACCTGTACATCAATCCTGACGAGTGCGTGGATTGCGGGGCGTGCGAGCCGGTGTGCCCGGTGGAGGCGATCTTCTACGAGGACGACCTGCCCGAGGATTGGGCCTGGTACAAGGACGCGGCCGTCGACTTCTTCGGCCAGGTCGGCAACGCGGGCGGCGCCCAGGCCCACGGCCCCTACGACCACGACCACCCCCAAGTCGCAGCCCTGCCACCGCAGGATGCGTTCGTCTGCGTGCAGGAGCAAACCAAGACCCAGCGCGCCGTATGGGTTCCCCGGAACGAGGTGGAGGGGGCATGACAGGAGGCGCGGACCCGGCGGGGGCGAGCGCGCGAGGCTTGGACGCCTTCCATCGAGCCCAAGAGCTGGAGGACCAGGTGGTGCAAGGCTCTTTCCCTGATTTCCTGGACGGGCCGGTGGATCAGGCGGCCCGCCGCCTCCTAGGCTGCTTTCTCCTGCGCGATTATGAGGACGGGGGCCGTTCGATTGTGCGCATCGTGGAGACCGAGGCCTACGACCAGAACGACCCGGCCAGCCACGCCTATCACGGCCGCAGCGAACGCAACGCGGCCCTATTCGGCCCTTCGGGCCATCTCTACGTCTATTTCACCTATGGGATGCATTACTGCTGCAACATCACCTGCGATCAAGACGGCTTCGGCGCCGGAGCGCTGATTCGCGCCTGCCAGCCCGTCGCCGGACTCAGCCTGCTAAAATCCCACCGCCACGGCCGCCATCCCGACCGCGACCTGACCAATGGTCCAGCCAAGCTCTCCCAAGCCATCGCGGTGGATAAGACCTTGTACGCACACGACTTGCGCCAGCCTCCTCTTCGCCTGGTCCAGGGCGGCTTGCAGACCGGGGAGCGGGTGGAAGCCACGGTCCGCATCGGCATCTCCAAGGCCAAGGACGCCCGTCGCCGCTATATCATCGCCGGCAACCCCTACGTCTCCTGAGCGGATCAGCCAAGCGGAAGGGAGCGGGACGCTATTCGATCAGGCAAGCCATAGCCAGCAGGATGGCGAGGAAGAGGACGTTAAGCAAGGTATAAATTTTCAGGTACCGGCCCTTTGACTGCGGGTATTTCTTGCCCACGGCCTTATAGGAAATCAAGGAAGCCATCGAGGCGATCAACGTGCCCAAGCCACCCAGGTTGGTGCCGACGATGATCTGCCGCCAGGACGAAGAGAAGCCAGAGACCAGCAGGGCCGTGGGCACGTTGCTGATCACCTGGCTGCAGGCCACGGAAGTGACCAGCGGATATGCGCCGACCAGTCCGGAGACAAGGTTGTAGAAGGCGGGGATGCGGCGGGCGTTGCCGATGAAGATGAAGAAGGCCGTGAAGGTGAGCAGGAGCCCCCAATCCACTTGCAGGAAGACCCGACGGTCGCATAGGAGGAAGCCGAAGGCCACGATCGCCACCATGGCCCACTGGGGGACAATCCCGCCCACGCCAAGCAAGCAGACCAGGAACAGGGCGCTGTACACCGCCAAGCGCCAGCCCTGGATGGGAGCCACTTGGACCTGGGGGTGGATGCCGTCGGATTCGGGCGCCAGAACCGAGCGCTGGATGTTGGAAGCCCCCATCCGCTCCAGCGATGAGACACGTTTGGGGCGGAACTCCAGGCAAACCGCCAGGGTGAGCAGGACGGCCGAAGCAAGCGTGTAGGGGGCCATCAGCGCCAGGAAGGACGAGGTTGGGATGCCGGACCGGGCTTTGAGGTAGAGATTGTGAGCGTTGCCGATAGGGGTGAGCATGGAACCGAGGTTGGCACCCAGTGTCATTAGCGAGGCCAGCAGAAAGATGCGATCCTCCAAACCTGCCATGACCAGGACCGCGATGGCGAACGGGATGAAGGTGACCAGGGCCACGTCGTTCGTAATCAACATGCTGGTCAGGAAAGGCAGGGCGACAAGCACCAGCGCCAGGCCGCGTACCGTGCGCACGCGCGCCAGCAGGTTGGAGCCAATCAGGTGGAAAAGGCCTATCCGCTGGAATCCGGCGACCACCGCCATTAGGGAACCCAGCTGGGCCAAGGTGTTCCAATGGACGTAGCTAGCGTACAGGTGGTCAGGGTGCACGAAACAGCAGGAGATGATGGCGATGACAGCGGCTACGACGAATACGGTTTCGTTCTTGAGCAGCCCTAGGGCCCACTGTCGCATCGCCGCCTCCGACTCGGTGTCCATTCCGCAATCAAGTGTACGCTGACCGCCCCTGCGCCCCGCCAAAGAAGCGGATTTTCGGAACGCGCCGGGCAGTGGCTCATCCCCTGCGCAATGAACGGGCCCTCCCGAATGGTTGCTTCAACCAGTCGGGAGGGCCCGAAAATCAATGGCGCCGAAGCACCGTCGTCATATCAGTCGTCCGCATGCTTGGGGATGAGCAAAGAGGCCGCATAGGCGAGCGCCAGCAGCGCCACAGCGCCAATCATGCTGGCCACATAGCCCGTGGTGCCATTGCCAGACGAAGTGAAGGCGTTCATGAAGGCGTACAGCACCGCGTACGACAGGCCCGCACCCAGGTTGAAACCGCCGGAATTGAGCCCGGGCAGGTACCCGGTGTTGTCGGCGGGAGAGAGCACGACGCCCAAACCATTGAGCATGATGTTGACCGTCCCGGCATAGGAGACACCCAGCACCAGGGAGAGGACCACGAGAGCCCACACGCTCGGAGCCTTGCACACGTAAATGCCGAAGAGCAAGCCCAGTACAGTGACCAGCAAGCCCATGCGCAATACCTTGTGATAACCGAACTTGGAGGCCAGCACACCGGCGACCGGGCCGAAAGCCAGGCCGATCAGCGCGTACGGGGTCAGGGTGGCGAAGGAGACGACGCTGGCTGAGATACCGGCGCCGAACTTGGCGTCCTGAGCCAAGGCGGGGACGATGCCGTTCATGATCGCGAAGACGCCGGTCATGGTCAGCAGGGTCGTGAGCAGCAGACCCCAGGTGCGGCGCTGCTTGAGGTAGTGAGTGGTGACCATGGGGGCCTTGGCGCGCTTCTCGATCTGCCAGAACACGACGAAGAAGATCGCGGCGACGACGATCTCGCCGGCCACCATCATCCAGTTGGCTTCAGCCAGCTTCTCAATCTCGTTGATGGCCAGGTAGGTCATCAGGAAGGCGACGCATAGGGAGACCACGCCAGGCCAGTCCATGCGCGGTGTCTCCGCCGCGTGGCTTTCGCTGGCGAAGATGAATACCAGCACAATAGCGATGACGGCGATGACGACCATGAACCAGAAGACGGACCGGAAGCCGAAAGTGCCAGCCAGCCAGCCGCCCAGAATGGCGTCCACGCCGCCGATACCGCCGTTGACAGCGGTCAGAATCGACATGAGCTTGGCGTAACGGGTGTCGTCAGTGACCTCGTGGTGCAGCATGATCAGGGTCATCGGCACGATAGGGCCAGCAACGCCTTGGACCACGCGGCCGACCATCAGCATCGGCACGTTGACTGCCAGAGCCGAGATCACGCAGCCGATGGCGGTGAGCACCAGCATGCCCAACAGCACTTTCTTACGCCCAGCCAAATCGCCCAACCGGGGCAGGAAGAGGGAGAACACGGCGCAAGCGGTGAAGAACACGGTCTGCGTCAGACCAATCTGGGAGCTGGTGGTATTCAGCTCGTTCTGCATGGTCGTCAGCGCTGGGGAGAGCATGGACGCATTGAGCTGGAAGGCGAAGACGGCGGCCATCAGCGCCGTCATCAGGGCGGCTACGGACTTGCCCTTCGGATCTTTCATGGTTCCTGTTACGGTTTGCGACATCACACTCACCCAATCCTCGTAATGGCATCGGTCACTAAATCCCAGAATTTATCGAAGTCCAACTTCGTGGCGACCTGGGTGTGGCATTCCTCCGGGGAAGGTTCAGGACCGCGCAAATCTGCCACGGTCATGCCCAGGGTCAGATCCCCTTGGGTCTCCACATCGACCGGGCAGCGTCGGGTCTGGACCACGCTGGGGTCGATCAGGTAGGCCACCGTGCATGGATCATGCACCGGCGGGTCCTGGAAGTCCTGGTTGTTCTGGTACGCCTTGCGGAAGAAGTTCATCAGTCCACCCACGAAATGCGCCAAGTCAGTGCCCAGGCCCTCGATGCGCTGCTGCACCTCGGGCGTGCACAAGGCTTGGTGGGTCAGGTCGAGACCGACCATGGTGACGGGCCAGGGCTCGTTGAAGACGATGTGCGCCGCTTCCGGATCCACCTTGATGTTAAACTCAGCGACCGCGCTCCAATTGCCGACGTGGTACCCGCCACCCATGAGCACGACTTCCTTGACCCGGTCGACGATGCGCGGTTCCATCCGCACCGCCATGGCGATGTTGGTCAGCGGCCCGGTGGGCACTAGCGTGATGGACTTGGGCTCGGCGGCCATGATGGTGTCAATCAGCCAGTTAACGGCATGCCCCTGGTCCAGCGGGCGGCTGGGCTTAGGTAGTTCCACGCCATCCAAACCGGTTTCGCCATGGACGGAGGCGGCCACCTCCAACGGCCTGACCAACGGGCGGTCGCAGCCAGCATGCACCGGGATGTCGGTGGCATGGGCCTTCTCCAACACCGCCCGGGCGTTATAGGTCACCTTTTCCAGACTCTGATTGCCTCCGACAGTCGTTACACCCAACAGGTCAATGTTGGGATTACCGACGGCCAAGAGGATGGCGACAGCATCGTCATGCCCTGGGTCCGAATCCAGTATTATCTTCCTTGCCATTACAGTCACTTTCTTTCTTCGTGTTCCGAACACTCATCTACCGCCAAAAGTGCGCAGCAAACTGTCCGCGGCTTCCAAATCTACCGTCCGAGGCGTATTACCCGCAAACTTTTCTTGGGCCACCGCTTGCGCGTTCGTCAGTAATTCTTCTCGACTCAGCCCATATGACTCAAACAGGCGCATCCCCAGCATACGGTCCCGGAAGTCCTTAAAGGATCGGCAGGCGATGACCGTCGTCTGCTCCTCCGGTGCGCCCTGGGGGTATGCAGCGCCTAGAATCTGACCAATTTCCCGCACTTTGTTCGCTCTGACTGGACCCACGAACTCCATTACGGAGGGCAGGGCGTAGGCCACCGCATCGCCGTGCACGATGTGGTACTGGGAACCCAACACGTGAGCGATTGAATGACCGACGATGGTGCCGGTGTTGTTCAACATCCAGCCGGCCAGATTCGCCGCCACCATGACCCGCTCCCGCGCCTCTCTGTCAGAGCCGTCCCGTACGGCCCGAGGAAGGTAATTGTAAAGGAGGAACATGACCTTCTCGCATACGGCATCGGTGACTGGGCTGGAGAGCCGGGACAGATAGCCCTCAGCCGCGTGACCGAACGCATCCAAACCGCAGGCGATCGTCATATCCGCAGGAAGGGTCAGCGTTAGGTCAGGGTCCAGAATCGCGTACTCGCTGACCGCAGGATCAGCCAAGACCGTCATCTTGCGACTGCTGGCCTCATCCGTCACGACCAGCGCGTTCGACATCTCGCTGCCGGTACCCGCCGTAGTTGGTATGGAGATCATACCCGCGCACGGCTTGATGGGTTTGGCTGGGTCCGTGTACTCCAAAATGGCTCCACCGTTGACCCGGATGATGTTGATTTCGTTCCTCTATCGGCTCTGAGAAACATCCTTCAGTGCCTATATTCATAATTCAAACTTTCGCTGATGAACCACATATCGGCCTTACGACGCTGTTCCTCATCTATACGCTGAGTATCCATCACAAATCTCTACCCACTTCCAGCACGACCCGTCAACACCGAAAACCACTGACTTCCTTAAATAATGGCTGGGACGTTTTCGCTAAGCACCTCGAAGTAATCTTGCCCTACACCGTATTCCAATCACTATTGACGTAAAGACCCGCGATGCAAGACACCCGATATCGACAAACTTCACTAGCTGACAGAGAGCGAGATTATGGGCGATGGCTCGCTACACCCACCCTTCGGATTCGGCCCCTTCCTCATCCCACAGGCTAAAGCAGCCAGCGTACCGAGAGTAGGGCCTTCCATCCGCGAAGTGCGGCTAAATGCGGAGCAAACAACATGCAAGAAAATTGGCAGATACTATGGGCCTACGCCTTTACCTGCACGATTTGTTTGGACACGCTTTAGACGCTAACACCGGCATCCAGAAAAAGAGAAACAGCGGCAAGCACCAGGTCAAGCGCACCAACTGCAACAGCAGTCTGTATATGCGCTTCATCATCTTCGAACAAAACCCGAGGGTAAACAAAGCCAACAGGCTCATGGTCTATGCCTATTTAGTGTCTGCAGCGCCCTTGATCGTCAGCAAACAGCGATCTTTCCCCGTCATATCGGAGTCAGTTCTGACTTGAGTAAAGCCAGCAGCGCTGGCAACTCCCCGCAGAACCGCTGATTGCGAAGGATCGTGTTCCATGACCAGACAGCCGGCTGGACGAAGCAAGTCAGCGGCTCGAGCGATGATACGCCCAGGGATGGCCGTACCATCCGGGGAGGCGCCGTAGAGAGCCTGGGGTGGGTCGTAACGGGTGACTTCGGGCTGGGCGGGGATTTCTCGCTCGGGAATGTACGGTGGGTTGGAAATGACTAGGTCTACGCGGCCATTTAAATCCGCCAGGGTTTCGGCGGCGGTGGCGTCGGCGAGGACTAGCTGGTAGC encodes the following:
- a CDS encoding multicopper oxidase domain-containing protein, which codes for MLIAYAWGLMAALIWMVGPAGGGGYWKDMALHALAIGFVMTMVIAHVCMIVPSITRRPMPFHPVLKLDLALVQAGLVLRLLGTIQSLTGLWQSGDLVSILGLLSLMASVFLLTVRSEGVLERKRYLRMHGASASSSPSERPLAWSGWLPDRHRKAVMGVSTAVTALILLAFSLIAVGLPGGLASPLGGAQSEANAGAGQKAAATGSGAMVVPTGRTRRVDVRVSGMSFSPSTIRVNAGDRLVVDFSNTGDQRHDLVFASGQGTGVLPHGGHARVDLGVITASTGGWCSLPGHRQMGMVLTITAAGGAARTAGQSWEPVGNAAVPIAAQAKKFAGSVQPFDAGLPALKPAPDGLRSCTLVIRECREPLAPGLTRMVWSYDDGDDPRGGKGDTRPMSPGPVLRGRVGDTFHMTIRNEGSMSHSIDFHAGPALPERMMRPIEPGQSLEYTFKADHAGIWMYHCSSEPMALHIANGMFGAVVVDDGTLPAVDAEYVLTQSELYLGGDGDGADPGKLAAMRPDLMAFNGRPYQYDAHPLTAPAGGRVRLWLLNAGPNLPLSFHLIGAQFDTVWSEGRYLITQPGRTDAQLAAPATGSPASKALALQPAQGGFVEVTIAQPGRYPFVTPARLELATYRLEVWRLDYI
- a CDS encoding DNA-3-methyladenine glycosylase — protein: MTGGADPAGASARGLDAFHRAQELEDQVVQGSFPDFLDGPVDQAARRLLGCFLLRDYEDGGRSIVRIVETEAYDQNDPASHAYHGRSERNAALFGPSGHLYVYFTYGMHYCCNITCDQDGFGAGALIRACQPVAGLSLLKSHRHGRHPDRDLTNGPAKLSQAIAVDKTLYAHDLRQPPLRLVQGGLQTGERVEATVRIGISKAKDARRRYIIAGNPYVS
- a CDS encoding SLC13 family permease; translation: MRQWALGLLKNETVFVVAAVIAIISCCFVHPDHLYASYVHWNTLAQLGSLMAVVAGFQRIGLFHLIGSNLLARVRTVRGLALVLVALPFLTSMLITNDVALVTFIPFAIAVLVMAGLEDRIFLLASLMTLGANLGSMLTPIGNAHNLYLKARSGIPTSSFLALMAPYTLASAVLLTLAVCLEFRPKRVSSLERMGASNIQRSVLAPESDGIHPQVQVAPIQGWRLAVYSALFLVCLLGVGGIVPQWAMVAIVAFGFLLCDRRVFLQVDWGLLLTFTAFFIFIGNARRIPAFYNLVSGLVGAYPLVTSVACSQVISNVPTALLVSGFSSSWRQIIVGTNLGGLGTLIASMASLISYKAVGKKYPQSKGRYLKIYTLLNVLFLAILLAMACLIE
- a CDS encoding MFS transporter, encoding MKDPKGKSVAALMTALMAAVFAFQLNASMLSPALTTMQNELNTTSSQIGLTQTVFFTACAVFSLFLPRLGDLAGRKKVLLGMLVLTAIGCVISALAVNVPMLMVGRVVQGVAGPIVPMTLIMLHHEVTDDTRYAKLMSILTAVNGGIGGVDAILGGWLAGTFGFRSVFWFMVVIAVIAIVLVFIFASESHAAETPRMDWPGVVSLCVAFLMTYLAINEIEKLAEANWMMVAGEIVVAAIFFVVFWQIEKRAKAPMVTTHYLKQRRTWGLLLTTLLTMTGVFAIMNGIVPALAQDAKFGAGISASVVSFATLTPYALIGLAFGPVAGVLASKFGYHKVLRMGLLVTVLGLLFGIYVCKAPSVWALVVLSLVLGVSYAGTVNIMLNGLGVVLSPADNTGYLPGLNSGGFNLGAGLSYAVLYAFMNAFTSSGNGTTGYVASMIGAVALLALAYAASLLIPKHADD
- a CDS encoding nucleoside hydrolase, whose product is MARKIILDSDPGHDDAVAILLAVGNPNIDLLGVTTVGGNQSLEKVTYNARAVLEKAHATDIPVHAGCDRPLVRPLEVAASVHGETGLDGVELPKPSRPLDQGHAVNWLIDTIMAAEPKSITLVPTGPLTNIAMAVRMEPRIVDRVKEVVLMGGGYHVGNWSAVAEFNIKVDPEAAHIVFNEPWPVTMVGLDLTHQALCTPEVQQRIEGLGTDLAHFVGGLMNFFRKAYQNNQDFQDPPVHDPCTVAYLIDPSVVQTRRCPVDVETQGDLTLGMTVADLRGPEPSPEECHTQVATKLDFDKFWDLVTDAITRIG
- a CDS encoding iron-containing alcohol dehydrogenase is translated as MEYTDPAKPIKPCAGMISIPTTAGTGSEMSNALVVTDEASSRKMTVLADPAVSEYAILDPDLTLTLPADMTIACGLDAFGHAAEGYLSRLSSPVTDAVCEKVMFLLYNYLPRAVRDGSDREARERVMVAANLAGWMLNNTGTIVGHSIAHVLGSQYHIVHGDAVAYALPSVMEFVGPVRANKVREIGQILGAAYPQGAPEEQTTVIACRSFKDFRDRMLGMRLFESYGLSREELLTNAQAVAQEKFAGNTPRTVDLEAADSLLRTFGGR